Proteins from a single region of Candidatus Roizmanbacteria bacterium CG_4_9_14_0_2_um_filter_38_17:
- a CDS encoding adenylosuccinate lyase has product MLFPAPDMGSLQAISPLDGRYSNKISPLVDYFSELALIKRRVLVEIEYLIQLSEDGVIEKIDSKTKKELRNIVENFDLNEGKLVKDIEGNIRHDVKSVEYYLRHKFADLNFSYLNPFIHIGLTSEDVNSVAYRLMLKEVLGNVIIPKLELVSGELGKFIAKNKRVPMLARTHGQAALPTLLGKEFAVFVSRLKIQIEQLKRIRLRAKFGGAVGNMSALKFAFPNYDWMQFGQNFLSKFKLDRALPTTQIAPGDDLAEVFHVMMRINSILIDLDQDIWRYISDGWFVQKGKKGFVGSSTMPQKINPIEFENSEGNLQLANGMFHFLSGKLPISRLQRDLSDSTVLRNVGVGFGHSLIGYLSFIQGIKVLGIDKQKIKQALFSDWSILGEAAQVLLRNTGEQDAYEQVAELLRGIKVGEKEWKKLVSKLKLNKRDMQKLLKLTPANYIGLSQVMADHRR; this is encoded by the coding sequence ATGCTGTTCCCTGCACCAGATATGGGCAGCCTACAGGCAATTTCGCCACTAGACGGACGCTATAGTAATAAAATTTCACCCCTAGTAGATTATTTTTCCGAATTAGCACTAATTAAACGAAGAGTACTTGTTGAAATTGAGTATCTTATCCAGCTTTCTGAAGATGGAGTTATTGAAAAAATTGACTCCAAGACCAAAAAAGAGTTAAGAAATATTGTTGAAAATTTTGATCTAAATGAGGGTAAGCTAGTTAAAGATATAGAAGGCAATATTCGCCACGATGTTAAAAGCGTGGAATACTACCTTAGGCACAAATTTGCAGATCTAAATTTTTCCTACCTAAATCCATTTATTCATATAGGGCTGACTTCTGAAGACGTTAATAGTGTGGCTTATAGATTAATGCTTAAAGAGGTACTAGGTAATGTTATTATTCCTAAGCTTGAGTTAGTTAGCGGAGAGCTGGGTAAGTTTATTGCTAAAAATAAGAGAGTTCCTATGTTAGCTAGAACTCATGGACAGGCGGCGCTTCCAACACTTTTAGGCAAGGAATTTGCTGTGTTTGTCTCGAGATTAAAGATTCAGATTGAACAGCTTAAAAGAATTAGGTTAAGAGCTAAATTTGGAGGAGCAGTTGGCAATATGAGTGCATTGAAATTTGCCTTTCCTAATTATGACTGGATGCAGTTTGGTCAGAATTTTTTAAGCAAGTTTAAACTAGATAGAGCTTTGCCAACTACTCAGATAGCTCCAGGGGATGATCTGGCGGAGGTATTTCATGTAATGATGAGAATTAATTCTATCTTAATAGACCTAGATCAAGATATTTGGAGATATATTTCAGATGGTTGGTTTGTTCAAAAAGGTAAAAAAGGCTTTGTGGGATCATCAACAATGCCACAGAAAATTAACCCCATTGAGTTTGAGAATAGTGAGGGTAATTTACAGCTTGCAAATGGAATGTTCCACTTTTTAAGTGGCAAGCTACCCATTAGTAGGTTGCAAAGAGATTTATCAGATAGTACAGTTTTGCGTAATGTTGGCGTGGGATTTGGGCATAGTCTTATTGGTTATTTGAGTTTTATTCAGGGAATAAAAGTCTTAGGAATAGATAAGCAGAAAATAAAGCAGGCGTTATTTTCTGACTGGAGTATCCTGGGTGAGGCGGCGCAGGTCCTGCTTCGCAACACAGGCGAGCAAGATGCTTATGAGCAAGTAGCAGAGCTCTTAAGAGGAATAAAAGTAGGAGAAAAGGAATGGAAAAAACTTGTTAGTAAACTAAAGCTTAACAAGCGAGATATGCAAAAATTGCTTAAGCTTACACCTGCCAACTATATTGGTCTGTCTCAAGTAATGGCGGACCACAGGAGGTGA
- the rplU gene encoding 50S ribosomal protein L21 produces the protein MSYVVIRTGGKQYRVSKGDLLDVEKLDVEEGKVITLDDVLLFVDDKKIKIGTPTLKTKVEAKVVSQFRGEKLRVGRFRHRKRHHKIMGHRQYLTKLEITGIEHV, from the coding sequence ATGTCTTATGTTGTAATTAGAACAGGTGGAAAACAGTATCGCGTTTCCAAAGGCGATTTGCTTGATGTTGAGAAGTTGGATGTTGAGGAGGGGAAAGTTATTACTCTTGACGATGTTCTGCTTTTTGTAGATGATAAAAAAATCAAAATTGGAACACCAACACTAAAGACTAAGGTCGAGGCTAAGGTAGTGAGTCAGTTCCGTGGTGAAAAGCTTCGAGTGGGACGTTTTCGCCACCGTAAAAGACACCATAAGATTATGGGTCATCGTCAATATTTAACTAAATTAGAAATTACAGGTATCGAGCATGTCTAA
- a CDS encoding 50S ribosomal protein L27: MSKTKQGKTTKGSRRPNPKYLGVKLFGGESAINGNIIVRQKGTKYHPGKGVKLGKDYTIYAVEEGKVTFQHKQGRTYVHVV; encoded by the coding sequence ATGTCTAAAACAAAGCAAGGTAAAACAACTAAAGGTTCACGTAGACCAAATCCTAAATACTTAGGCGTAAAGTTATTTGGTGGAGAATCTGCAATTAATGGGAATATTATCGTGAGGCAAAAAGGAACAAAGTATCACCCAGGAAAAGGGGTAAAGCTAGGAAAAGACTACACGATTTATGCTGTTGAGGAGGGTAAAGTAACCTTTCAACATAAGCAAGGTCGTACTTACGTTCACGTTGTCTAA